Proteins co-encoded in one Waddlia chondrophila WSU 86-1044 genomic window:
- the serA gene encoding phosphoglycerate dehydrogenase, protein MLSLNKDKIKIVLLEGIDPNSVQFFNECGYRNVELIGKALEGPDLAAVLKEAFILGIRSRTQLNLEILLQAPKLFAIGCYCIGTNQVALTDAASRGIPVFNAPHANTRSVAELVIGWTIMLMRRIFEKNHLAHEGKWKKTAFGSHEVRGKIMGIVGYGHIGSQVSVLAEAMGMQVIYYDIVGKLPLGNARPAQSLEELLQKSDIVTLHVPESAQTKNLLDAERMELMKKGGCLINASRGTTVDLDALKQFLDRGHLAGAALDVFPKEPEGEAVEFNSPLRGDPRVIITPHIGGSTEEAQSQIGSEVSRKLVQYSDWGSTEGAVNFPSLSLPKHQKTHRILNIHKNAPGMIREINAAVAGEGINVQSQYLLTNMEIGYVVLDIEKAVSSRLKEKIQQLEGSIRTRILY, encoded by the coding sequence ATGCTATCCTTGAATAAAGACAAAATTAAAATCGTACTGCTTGAAGGAATCGATCCGAATTCTGTTCAATTTTTTAATGAATGTGGCTATCGAAATGTTGAGTTGATCGGCAAAGCCTTGGAAGGGCCGGATTTGGCGGCTGTTTTAAAAGAGGCTTTTATCTTGGGAATCCGTTCGAGAACACAGTTAAATCTAGAAATTTTACTGCAAGCCCCTAAACTTTTTGCTATCGGATGTTATTGTATTGGAACAAACCAAGTGGCTTTGACCGATGCTGCAAGCCGGGGAATCCCTGTGTTCAATGCCCCTCATGCAAACACTCGCTCTGTCGCAGAACTTGTGATTGGGTGGACGATCATGCTGATGCGCCGCATTTTTGAAAAAAATCACCTGGCTCATGAAGGAAAATGGAAAAAGACAGCTTTTGGAAGCCATGAAGTACGCGGGAAGATCATGGGGATTGTAGGGTATGGGCATATTGGATCCCAAGTATCGGTTCTGGCTGAGGCGATGGGGATGCAGGTGATCTATTATGATATTGTGGGCAAGCTTCCCCTTGGCAATGCTCGGCCAGCCCAAAGCTTAGAAGAGCTTTTACAAAAATCTGATATTGTCACGCTTCACGTTCCTGAATCAGCTCAGACCAAAAATTTGTTGGATGCTGAGCGGATGGAATTAATGAAAAAAGGGGGGTGCCTGATCAATGCCAGCAGGGGAACGACGGTCGATCTCGATGCACTTAAACAGTTTTTAGATCGAGGGCATCTTGCTGGAGCAGCACTGGATGTTTTTCCGAAAGAGCCGGAAGGGGAAGCAGTGGAATTCAATAGCCCTTTGAGAGGAGATCCTCGAGTGATTATCACACCTCATATTGGAGGGTCGACAGAAGAGGCGCAGAGTCAAATTGGTAGCGAAGTTAGCCGTAAGCTTGTTCAGTACAGCGATTGGGGAAGCACGGAAGGAGCTGTGAATTTTCCTTCTCTTTCACTGCCTAAGCATCAAAAAACGCATCGTATTCTTAACATCCACAAAAATGCTCCAGGCATGATCCGAGAGATCAATGCTGCAGTTGCCGGTGAGGGGATTAATGTGCAAAGTCAATATTTACTGACAAATATGGAGATCGGATATGTTGTTTTGGATATAGAAAAAGCTGTATCCAGCCGATTAAAAGAAAAAATTCAACAGTTAGAAGGCTCTATACGCACACGAATTTTGTATTGA